In a single window of the Terriglobia bacterium genome:
- a CDS encoding alpha-2-macroglobulin codes for MVGQRPAEVEMFSPQGIVKHIRQVQVRFSEAITPLGDPRSVVTPFDMDCPEKGTARWADGRNWVFDFDRDLAAGIRCEFRLKEGLKTLAGSPITGKRVFSFSTGGPSILRSNPYQGADYLDEEQIFVLELDAEATEASVLSHVYFTVQGLEERVGVRIVSGNERQQILKSQYRYRRKDVPLPPILMIQAKQRFPNHSKISLVWGKAVATRTGVTNESDQILPFVTRPQFIATFHCQRENPQKDCVPVSAMHVSFSASVAWSDAMKTVLKGPNGQLWHAQGEEYENEAEKYAESVVFKGPFPEKTEFQIEIPPELKDDAGRKLSNADRFPLKVRTDEYPPLAKFAASFGIIELNAEPMLPVTLRNVEPAIAGRMMEVAEGESTIRHADVIRKDDYLTEEMRGMIYRVPSDRSTQMLYWIQKSESRSWEDRDKSIFTSEAAGKAKPFSVPKLHGAQAFEVLGIPLPSPGFYVVEIQSELLGAALLGKPRPMFVSTTALVTNLSVHLKWGIESSLVWVTTLDKAKPVNNSSVQIRNCKGEVLWEGQTDPNGIARVDKLPDQNEIVRCSNDPLDTGLFVTARLGEDLAFVHSSWDEGIEPWRFQLPMEYDDRLIAAHTVFDRTLLRAGETVHMKHFLRRHVSAGFAPFPEEKRPKTIIIQHVGSNQKYELAVQWDSSGIAESTWAIPKEAKLGHYMVILPIQSGKYRWGGQSVSGEFRVEEYRVPLMKAVNRSPEGPLVSPSQVNVDMMVGFLAGGGAGDLPVKFRHHVQPRFIPPVEGFEDFVFANGRVKEGVVRGEVEEETEGEESAEKKPFELKSTELTLDKSGSIRTTITGLPKSEKPLEILTELEFRDPNGEIQTVSSRIPLWPAQWLVGIKPDSWVSSKDLLRFQVAVTGLNGKPVAEAPVKVDLLERKTYSHRKRLVGGFYAYENYYEVKEIQAICNGKTNPKGLLFCQAKSPISGNVILQASTTDPSNRESTANREVWVAGKDQWWFAATNDDRIDVLPEKKRYEPGETARFQVRMPFKEATALVSVEREGVVEAFVTRVSGSEPVIEVPVKGSFAPNVFVSVLLVRERVSGVQPTATIDLGRPSYKLGIAQINVGWKAHELNVKVTTDRPVYKIREKARVAIAVKTPDGKAPPRGSEVAVAAVDEGLLELMPNGSWQLLNSMMGRRGYGVRTSTAQTHVIGKRHFGLKALPTGGGGGKQSTRELFDTLLLWKGRVPLDENGEASVEIPLNDSLTSFRIVAVATGGLERFGTGFTSIRSTQDLMIFSGIAPVVRENDRFRSEFTLRNATEQKMEVQVSGQVKGLREALKPANVQLQPGESRIIGWNLVAPVGADSLRYEIDARGSEGSSDRLAVVQKVVPAVPVRIFQATLLQIEKEVHVEVDRPKDALPGRGGLRVSLRPTLVDGMDGITEYMKDYPYSCLEQEVSKAIALREEQRWGRLMERMPSYLDGDGLAKYFPSMLQGSDVLTSYILSIAHEAGWKIPSGVEQRMANGLRGFVEGRIVRWSSLPTTDLSIRKIAAVEALSRLGPIDPNLLSSITVEPNLWPTSAVIDWFNILGRSSNLRDREQKLGQAEQILRSRLNFQGTTMGFSTDTTDCWWWLMVSNDSNAVRLVLSLLDFPRWKEDMPRLVRGALGRQHRGHWDTTVANAFGVLAMEKFSNAFEKTPVSGQSAVRLLSLTQAVDWSASPKGQTLSFGWPPQQSQLTLSPASAGKPWATIQSLAAIPLKEPFSTGYKITKTLTPVEQKTKGVWSKGDLIRVHLQLEGQSDMTWVVVNDPIPAGAAILGTGLGRDSMLATRGEARKGWIWPAFEERSSEAFRAYYHYVPKGKWTVEYTVRLNSEGIFNLPPTRVEALYSPEMFGEYPNAAIQVVSEQR; via the coding sequence ATGGTTGGCCAGCGGCCTGCTGAAGTTGAAATGTTCTCGCCCCAGGGGATAGTCAAGCATATTCGTCAGGTCCAGGTACGTTTTTCGGAGGCCATCACTCCGCTGGGTGATCCCCGCAGCGTGGTGACGCCATTCGACATGGACTGCCCTGAGAAGGGGACGGCGCGATGGGCCGACGGCAGAAACTGGGTTTTCGACTTCGACCGGGACCTGGCGGCGGGTATCCGGTGCGAATTCAGACTTAAAGAAGGGCTCAAGACGCTTGCGGGATCGCCGATCACGGGCAAACGGGTCTTTTCATTTTCTACGGGGGGCCCATCCATTCTTCGCTCGAACCCTTATCAAGGTGCAGATTATCTCGACGAAGAGCAAATTTTTGTTCTTGAATTGGACGCCGAGGCCACGGAGGCCTCCGTGCTCTCCCATGTTTATTTCACCGTCCAGGGCCTCGAAGAGAGGGTGGGGGTCCGGATTGTGTCCGGCAATGAGCGACAGCAGATCCTGAAGAGTCAATATCGCTACCGTCGCAAGGATGTGCCGCTTCCCCCAATATTAATGATTCAGGCGAAGCAGAGATTCCCGAACCACTCCAAGATCAGCCTGGTTTGGGGCAAAGCCGTTGCCACGCGAACCGGTGTCACCAATGAGAGTGATCAGATTCTGCCCTTTGTCACACGCCCGCAGTTCATTGCGACATTCCACTGTCAGCGGGAGAATCCCCAGAAAGATTGCGTGCCGGTCTCGGCGATGCACGTGAGTTTCTCTGCCTCGGTCGCATGGTCCGACGCCATGAAAACTGTTCTGAAGGGACCGAATGGTCAGCTCTGGCACGCCCAGGGCGAGGAATATGAGAATGAGGCGGAAAAGTACGCCGAGTCCGTTGTCTTTAAAGGTCCTTTTCCCGAAAAGACGGAGTTTCAAATCGAGATCCCCCCTGAACTCAAGGATGACGCCGGGCGAAAGCTCTCGAATGCGGACCGGTTTCCGCTCAAGGTTCGAACGGATGAGTATCCCCCCCTGGCAAAATTCGCCGCGAGTTTTGGCATTATCGAGCTGAATGCCGAACCTATGCTCCCTGTCACGCTCCGTAACGTCGAACCCGCAATCGCCGGGCGCATGATGGAGGTTGCTGAGGGTGAATCCACCATCCGGCATGCGGACGTGATCCGGAAGGATGATTATCTTACCGAGGAGATGCGGGGGATGATTTACAGGGTTCCCTCGGACCGTTCGACTCAAATGCTGTACTGGATTCAGAAGAGCGAATCGAGGAGCTGGGAGGATCGCGATAAGTCCATTTTCACTTCCGAAGCGGCGGGCAAAGCAAAGCCATTCAGTGTTCCGAAACTTCACGGCGCCCAGGCCTTTGAGGTCTTGGGGATTCCGCTGCCCTCCCCGGGATTCTATGTTGTGGAGATCCAAAGTGAACTCCTCGGGGCGGCCTTACTGGGCAAGCCGAGACCCATGTTTGTCTCGACGACGGCTTTGGTTACAAATCTCTCGGTCCACTTGAAGTGGGGAATTGAGTCGTCCCTGGTATGGGTGACGACGTTGGATAAGGCAAAACCGGTGAATAACTCCAGCGTCCAAATCCGGAACTGCAAGGGCGAGGTGCTCTGGGAGGGCCAGACTGATCCCAATGGAATCGCCCGGGTCGATAAACTTCCCGATCAGAATGAAATCGTGCGCTGTTCCAATGACCCTCTCGATACCGGCCTCTTTGTGACGGCGCGACTCGGCGAAGACCTGGCCTTTGTTCACAGTAGTTGGGATGAGGGGATTGAGCCCTGGAGATTCCAGCTTCCCATGGAATACGATGACAGGCTGATTGCTGCCCACACGGTATTTGATCGCACTCTTTTACGCGCCGGTGAAACAGTCCACATGAAACACTTCCTCCGCCGCCATGTGAGCGCAGGGTTTGCCCCCTTTCCTGAAGAGAAGCGGCCCAAGACAATCATCATTCAACATGTCGGAAGCAATCAAAAGTACGAGCTTGCAGTCCAGTGGGATTCGAGCGGGATTGCTGAAAGCACCTGGGCGATTCCAAAGGAGGCGAAGCTCGGCCATTACATGGTTATTCTGCCGATTCAATCCGGCAAATATCGATGGGGAGGGCAATCGGTTTCCGGAGAATTCAGGGTCGAAGAATATCGCGTGCCTTTAATGAAAGCCGTCAATCGGTCTCCCGAAGGACCCCTCGTATCACCTTCCCAGGTCAATGTGGATATGATGGTCGGCTTCCTGGCGGGTGGGGGCGCCGGAGATCTCCCGGTGAAATTCCGCCACCATGTCCAACCACGATTCATTCCCCCTGTAGAAGGATTTGAAGATTTTGTGTTTGCCAATGGGCGTGTTAAAGAGGGCGTGGTTCGGGGCGAGGTAGAGGAGGAGACGGAGGGGGAAGAGTCAGCAGAAAAGAAACCTTTTGAGTTAAAGAGTACCGAACTGACGCTTGACAAGTCCGGCTCGATCCGGACGACCATCACCGGTCTGCCCAAGTCCGAAAAGCCGCTCGAAATACTTACCGAGTTGGAATTCAGGGACCCGAATGGCGAAATCCAGACGGTGTCTTCGAGGATTCCATTGTGGCCGGCCCAGTGGTTGGTGGGCATCAAACCCGATTCATGGGTGTCCTCAAAGGATTTGCTGCGATTCCAGGTCGCCGTGACTGGCTTGAATGGAAAGCCGGTCGCCGAGGCTCCCGTGAAGGTGGATCTCCTGGAACGGAAAACCTACTCACATCGAAAAAGGCTGGTGGGTGGCTTTTATGCGTACGAGAATTACTATGAGGTGAAAGAGATTCAGGCTATCTGTAATGGAAAGACCAACCCGAAGGGCTTGTTGTTTTGCCAGGCCAAATCGCCTATCTCCGGAAATGTAATTCTTCAGGCTTCGACAACAGACCCATCAAACCGGGAATCAACAGCGAACCGGGAGGTCTGGGTCGCCGGCAAGGACCAATGGTGGTTCGCTGCCACGAATGATGACCGCATCGATGTCCTTCCGGAAAAGAAGCGTTATGAGCCTGGAGAGACCGCAAGGTTCCAGGTCCGGATGCCGTTTAAGGAGGCCACTGCCCTGGTTTCGGTGGAACGGGAAGGCGTTGTGGAGGCTTTTGTCACCAGAGTCTCCGGCAGTGAGCCGGTCATTGAAGTCCCGGTGAAAGGCAGTTTCGCTCCTAATGTTTTTGTCTCGGTCTTGCTGGTGCGGGAACGGGTGAGCGGGGTGCAGCCCACCGCCACCATCGACCTGGGCCGCCCGTCCTACAAGCTGGGTATTGCTCAAATTAATGTGGGTTGGAAAGCGCACGAACTGAACGTCAAAGTCACGACAGACCGACCCGTGTATAAGATCCGGGAAAAAGCAAGGGTTGCAATCGCGGTGAAGACCCCTGATGGAAAGGCGCCTCCGCGTGGAAGCGAGGTGGCGGTGGCGGCCGTCGACGAAGGCCTTTTGGAATTGATGCCCAATGGGAGTTGGCAGCTGCTGAACTCCATGATGGGACGGCGAGGCTATGGGGTTCGGACCTCGACTGCACAGACTCATGTCATCGGAAAACGGCACTTTGGCCTGAAGGCATTGCCCACCGGCGGCGGAGGAGGAAAGCAAAGCACTCGTGAACTATTCGATACATTGCTTCTGTGGAAAGGGCGTGTGCCTCTGGACGAAAACGGGGAAGCGTCCGTGGAAATTCCGCTGAATGATTCATTGACGAGTTTTCGTATCGTGGCGGTGGCGACCGGGGGATTGGAACGCTTTGGAACGGGATTCACTTCGATCCGATCGACCCAGGACTTGATGATCTTCTCCGGAATTGCCCCCGTGGTCCGTGAAAACGATCGGTTCCGTTCAGAATTCACCCTGCGCAACGCGACCGAGCAGAAGATGGAAGTCCAGGTGTCGGGACAGGTCAAAGGGCTTCGTGAGGCCCTGAAACCTGCCAATGTGCAACTCCAGCCAGGTGAGTCGAGGATTATCGGCTGGAACCTTGTGGCGCCGGTGGGTGCTGATTCGCTCAGGTATGAGATCGATGCCAGAGGTTCTGAAGGAAGCAGTGACCGGCTGGCAGTCGTCCAGAAGGTCGTGCCTGCAGTCCCCGTTCGAATCTTCCAGGCGACGTTGTTGCAGATTGAAAAAGAGGTCCATGTCGAGGTGGATCGACCCAAGGACGCACTCCCGGGACGCGGCGGCCTCCGGGTATCTCTCCGCCCGACTCTCGTGGACGGGATGGACGGGATAACCGAGTACATGAAGGATTACCCTTATTCCTGCCTCGAACAGGAGGTCTCAAAGGCCATCGCCCTCAGAGAGGAGCAGCGCTGGGGCCGATTGATGGAGCGCATGCCATCCTACCTTGATGGGGACGGTCTTGCGAAATATTTTCCATCCATGTTACAGGGCAGCGATGTGCTGACGTCCTACATCCTGTCGATCGCCCATGAAGCGGGGTGGAAGATTCCATCGGGCGTTGAGCAACGCATGGCAAACGGGCTTCGTGGATTTGTCGAGGGGCGGATTGTCCGGTGGTCCTCGCTCCCGACGACCGATCTGTCAATCCGAAAGATCGCCGCGGTGGAGGCCTTGTCGCGCCTGGGGCCAATAGACCCCAATTTGCTTTCCTCCATTACGGTCGAGCCCAACCTTTGGCCCACGTCGGCAGTCATCGACTGGTTCAATATTCTGGGAAGATCGTCGAACCTCCGTGATCGGGAGCAGAAACTGGGCCAGGCGGAACAGATTCTGAGGTCTCGACTCAACTTCCAGGGAACCACCATGGGATTTTCGACCGATACGACAGACTGCTGGTGGTGGTTGATGGTTTCTAATGACTCAAATGCGGTTCGTCTGGTTCTTTCTCTGTTGGATTTTCCCCGGTGGAAGGAAGACATGCCGAGACTGGTGCGTGGCGCCTTGGGTCGGCAACATCGGGGGCATTGGGATACAACCGTCGCAAACGCTTTTGGCGTCCTCGCCATGGAAAAGTTCTCCAATGCTTTTGAGAAGACCCCGGTCTCGGGACAGAGTGCGGTCCGGCTTTTGTCGCTGACCCAGGCGGTCGACTGGTCCGCCTCTCCGAAGGGCCAGACGCTTTCGTTTGGCTGGCCGCCCCAACAGAGCCAGTTGACGCTTAGCCCGGCTTCGGCGGGGAAGCCTTGGGCGACGATTCAAAGTCTTGCGGCGATACCATTGAAGGAGCCCTTTTCCACCGGATATAAGATCACGAAGACATTGACCCCGGTTGAACAGAAAACAAAGGGGGTCTGGAGTAAAGGCGACCTGATTCGAGTTCATCTCCAATTGGAAGGCCAATCCGACATGACCTGGGTGGTGGTGAACGATCCCATCCCTGCAGGGGCCGCAATCCTGGGAACGGGACTGGGAAGAGACTCCATGCTCGCCACCCGCGGTGAAGCCCGCAAGGGATGGATCTGGCCGGCGTTCGAAGAACGCTCTTCGGAAGCATTCCGTGCGTATTACCATTATGTCCCGAAGGGCAAATGGACGGTTGAATACACGGTGCGGTTGAACAGCGAAGGAATCTTCAATCTGCCCCCGACGCGGGTCGAAGCGCTCTATTCTCCCGAGATGTTCGGAGAATACCCCAATGCGGCAATCCAGGTGGTCAGTGAACAACGCTGA
- a CDS encoding DCC1-like thiol-disulfide oxidoreductase family protein, producing MPSPGRQMTLDFSGKSNRRDIYTAIYDEQCEICQAYVSWLRILDRHHRVRCVAIEPRRLKKLHPGLQLEACLRELHVLTPEGELYVGWDGVAQLARLFPPTWIIGQLGRVPPFRWLGRLGYRFVARNRYALSKCRGGACRVARPETVRRKSFFSAFWSCYWIGLLLRLPLVLGAGLRDFVEQAVVFVRTFRRRLVLPGGKLSIAFLGGFPCDVVPLVFGELFTTVLYDGILIDPGSPRMRRSLARHLRHLPKDSLLAVVATHHHEEHVGNLNWVAWRASVPLYVSRATAELLQSPWRLPWVRAAIIGQPACLQQPFELLPDQLATHSGHLEIIEAPGHCDDQVVLYDRQEKLLLAGDAFMGTYFATPNPDVDSRKWIDTLERLLALDVEVLVEGHGHIHTLRPDYPDLPGVVIRQHPKEALQQKLSYLRWLRDQIEEGMTEGLTPAAVEATCFPWGRGRTWESFSRNELIRVLSLGHFSRSELVRSFVRDRTADEVLPTVYQARLYSRSKSSEEPQ from the coding sequence ATGCCCAGCCCCGGCCGGCAGATGACGCTCGACTTTTCGGGCAAGTCTAACCGCCGGGATATCTACACCGCCATCTATGACGAGCAGTGCGAAATCTGCCAGGCATACGTCTCCTGGCTGCGTATCCTCGACCGGCATCATCGCGTGAGGTGCGTTGCGATTGAGCCACGGCGATTGAAGAAGCTGCATCCTGGTTTGCAACTAGAGGCTTGTTTGCGAGAGTTGCATGTGTTGACCCCGGAAGGCGAGCTATATGTGGGTTGGGACGGGGTGGCGCAATTGGCCCGGTTGTTCCCCCCGACTTGGATCATTGGACAACTGGGGAGGGTGCCTCCATTTCGGTGGCTGGGGCGCCTGGGGTACCGGTTTGTCGCCCGCAATCGGTATGCGCTGAGCAAATGTCGTGGCGGCGCCTGTCGCGTCGCCCGGCCGGAGACCGTCCGCCGGAAGTCCTTTTTCAGTGCATTCTGGAGCTGCTATTGGATCGGTCTCTTGCTGCGTCTCCCTTTGGTCCTCGGTGCGGGCCTGCGCGACTTTGTCGAGCAGGCCGTCGTCTTCGTCCGGACCTTTCGCCGCCGGCTCGTCCTCCCGGGTGGAAAACTGAGCATCGCATTTCTGGGGGGCTTCCCGTGTGATGTCGTCCCACTGGTGTTCGGCGAATTGTTTACGACGGTGTTGTACGACGGGATACTCATCGATCCGGGTTCACCTCGCATGCGACGTTCCCTGGCACGGCACCTGCGCCATCTGCCTAAGGATTCACTCCTTGCCGTCGTGGCGACGCATCACCATGAAGAGCACGTGGGCAATTTGAATTGGGTCGCCTGGCGGGCCTCTGTTCCTCTTTACGTTTCGCGTGCAACGGCAGAACTCCTGCAGTCTCCCTGGCGCCTTCCCTGGGTGCGGGCAGCCATCATCGGACAGCCCGCATGCCTGCAGCAGCCCTTCGAGCTGCTGCCGGATCAACTGGCGACGCACAGCGGCCATCTGGAGATCATCGAAGCGCCGGGGCACTGCGACGATCAAGTGGTGTTGTATGACCGGCAGGAAAAGCTCTTGTTGGCCGGTGACGCTTTCATGGGCACTTACTTTGCCACGCCCAATCCCGATGTGGACAGCCGGAAGTGGATCGATACGTTAGAGCGGCTGCTGGCCCTGGATGTGGAAGTATTGGTGGAGGGCCACGGGCATATTCACACGTTGCGTCCTGACTATCCCGACCTCCCCGGCGTTGTGATCCGGCAGCACCCGAAAGAGGCACTCCAGCAAAAACTGTCCTATCTTCGTTGGCTTCGGGACCAAATCGAAGAGGGGATGACCGAAGGGCTTACTCCAGCCGCGGTAGAGGCTACCTGTTTCCCCTGGGGTCGTGGCAGGACCTGGGAGAGTTTCTCAAGGAACGAGTTGATTCGTGTGCTCAGTCTGGGGCACTTCTCCCGCTCCGAGTTGGTGCGCAGCTTCGTTCGAGACCGCACTGCTGATGAGGTTCTTCCCACGGTCTATCAAGCACGCTTGTATTCGCGGTCGAAATCTTCAGAGGAGCCTCAGTAA
- a CDS encoding aldo/keto reductase encodes MEYTRLGNTGLIVSRLCLGAMTFGKDPSMPTVFKVEREVAKTMVETAFDAGINFFDTADAYSGGQSETMLGEFIADRRHDVLIATKVGFRTGTPITQAGLSRGHILASCGRSLKRLRTDYIDLYIVHKEDPFTPMEETLGALNDLVRQGKVRYIGFSNWPAWKAATALQMQRAHGWAEFSSGQMYYSLVGRDIEHEMLPLMRFAGLGMTVWSPLAGGFLSGKYSRDNPKDSSDRLASFDFLPTDKELGFTVVEKLREISKKHRASVAQIALSWLLAKPVVSSIIVGTSTLDQLKDNLGASNLKLTGEDVAALDKLTAPMPLYPAWFSAKTLDAPQSSALGSCSGN; translated from the coding sequence ATGGAATACACACGACTTGGTAACACCGGCCTGATCGTATCGAGACTCTGTCTAGGAGCGATGACCTTTGGAAAAGATCCGTCAATGCCCACCGTTTTTAAAGTGGAGAGGGAAGTCGCCAAGACGATGGTTGAGACCGCGTTTGACGCCGGCATCAACTTTTTTGACACCGCTGACGCCTATTCCGGCGGGCAATCTGAAACCATGCTGGGCGAATTCATTGCAGACCGCCGGCATGATGTTCTCATTGCCACCAAAGTGGGATTCAGAACGGGAACGCCAATCACACAGGCCGGTCTGTCGAGGGGACACATCCTGGCGTCTTGTGGTCGGAGCCTGAAGCGGCTGAGGACCGATTACATTGACCTCTACATTGTCCACAAGGAAGATCCGTTCACCCCGATGGAGGAGACCCTCGGGGCATTGAACGATCTGGTGCGCCAGGGCAAGGTCCGCTATATCGGATTCTCGAATTGGCCGGCTTGGAAGGCGGCGACGGCGCTGCAAATGCAGAGGGCGCACGGATGGGCGGAGTTTTCAAGCGGTCAGATGTATTACTCGCTCGTCGGGCGCGATATTGAGCATGAAATGCTCCCATTGATGCGGTTTGCAGGCCTTGGCATGACCGTTTGGAGCCCGCTGGCAGGAGGCTTTCTGAGCGGCAAGTACTCCCGGGATAATCCGAAGGACAGCTCCGACCGCCTTGCGAGCTTCGATTTTCTTCCCACCGACAAGGAGCTGGGTTTCACAGTGGTCGAAAAACTCCGGGAAATCTCCAAAAAACACCGGGCCAGTGTGGCCCAGATCGCCCTTTCGTGGCTGCTCGCAAAACCAGTGGTTTCGAGCATCATCGTAGGCACCAGCACGCTGGATCAGCTGAAGGACAACCTGGGCGCGTCGAATCTCAAACTGACCGGCGAGGATGTGGCCGCCCTCGACAAGTTAACGGCTCCCATGCCCCTCTATCCAGCCTGGTTCAGTGCGAAGACCTTGGACGCTCCGCAAAGTTCGGCTTTAGGTTCTTGTTCCGGAAATTGA